The genomic window GACGATCACCTCGTCGCCGGGCCGGACGCCGAGCGCGAGCAGCGCCAGGTGCAGCGCGGCGGCGCAGCTGCTGAGCGTCACCGCGTCAGCGACGCCGTAGCGCTCGGCGAGCTCCTTCTCCAGCGCCTTGCCGCGCGGGCCCTGCCCTGCCGTCCAGTCCGAGGCGAACACCTCCTCGACGGCCGCCAGTTCCTGCTTGCCCAAACTCGCGTGAACCAAGGGGATCGGGTTCAACGTGGCCACCTCCTGCGACGCTTCAGGAGACCGGGGGCCCGCGTGCGGCGGGCTCCGGTCGGAACGAACATGTGCGCGGGTCTCACACCACGGGGGTCGCGGACAGGGCGACCGGTGCGGCCTGTCGGATGGCGGGGACGTCCGCGACCCAGCTGCCGACCGCCATCTCGGCGGTGATGCCGGGGCCGAAGCCGGCGATGATCCCGGTGCCGCCCGGCAGCATCTCGTCCTCCTCGAACAGCCTGCGCAGCGCCTCAAGGACGACGGCGCTGGCGATGTTCCCGTAGTCGCTCAGCGTCGCCCAACTGTGCCGGAACATGCTGCGGTCGACGTTGAGGTACTTGCACAGGTCGTCCAGGATCCGCGGGCCGCCGGCGTGGATGATGTAGAAGTCCAGGTCGGCCACGTTCCAGCCGTGGTCGGCGGCGAGTTGGCGCAGGATCGGCGCGAGCGGCTCCATCGTGCCCGGCACCCGGCGGTCCAGCTGGAAGTGGAAGCCGGTGGAGCGGACGGCGTAGGAGATCCAGTCCTCGGTGTTCGGTATGAGATACGAGGCGTTGCGCTCGAGCCGCACGCCGGTGCCGCCGGTGTCCCGGACGACGGCGGCGGCCACCGCGTCGCCGAACAGGCCGTCGGACAGCAGCGAGCCGACGTTGTCGTCGACCGGCTGGTAGCACAGCGAGCACAGTTCGCAGGAGACGATCAGGACGTTGGAGTCGGGGTGCGCCTGGCAGAAGTCGAAGGCGCGGTTGATCGCGGCGCCGCCCGCGGCGCAGCCCAGCTGCGCGATGGGGATCTGCCGGGTGTCGTAGCGGAAGCCCATGGTGTTGATCAGCCAGGCCGTGAGCGACGGCATCATGAAGCCCGTGCAGGACACGTAGATGATGGCGTCGATGTCCTGGGCGGTCACGCCGGCGTTGGCCAGCGCCTTCTCGATGACCGCGGGGCACCTCTTCTTCGACTCCAGCTCGTAGACGCGGTTGCGTTCCTCGAAACCGGGGTGGAGAAGGGTCTTCTCGATGGGCTGTACGATATGCCGCTTCCTGACCCCCGTCTTCTGAATCAGCCGAAGCGCCAACGGAAGCTGTGGCTTTCCCTTGTGCACCTTCTTGGCGAATTCAAGGGTGTCTTCCATCGTAATGACGTATTCCGGCACGCTCACCGCTGGCTTGCACAGAGTTGCCATGCCTGGCATCCACCTTCTGTGGGTAGAGATTTCCCCGAAGTCTCCCGACACTGCCCACCCGGAGTCACAGCAAGGCCGGCGTAAAAGATGCCGCCACCTGCGGGGTGTACGGAACGTATCGTTTCCCATTTAACTTGCGATCGGCTTGGTGGCGACTTGGCAGCGCGCGGAAATGCCGGCCCGATCTCGTCGGCGCAGGTCACGGCATCTGGCACCGGGCGGCGCCCACCACTGCTGCCGTCGGGCGGGCATGCCGCCAAGCCGCTGCCAACTCACGGAACAGTCCGGGCACGGCTTCCGCGGGCGCGGCTTACACGTCAGCTCATTGTGACGGGGTGACAATAATCTGCCCCACCGGGATCCTTGTGTTCGTCTCCGCGGTTCCCCACCCTTTTCCATATGGCTACCACACTGGACAACAACCGGCAATCGGGCGGCAAGAAGGTCATTCTGGCAGAGCCCCGCGGGTTCTGCGCCGGTGTGCGCAGGGCTGTGGAGATCGTGGAGCGCGCCCTGGAGATCCACGGAGCCCCTGTCTACGTACGCAAGCAGATCGTCCACAACGAATACGTGGTGCGGGACCTCGAGGAGCGCGGAGCCAGGTTCGTCGAGTCGGAGACAGAGGTACCGAACGGGGCGGTGTGCGTCTTCTCCGCGCACGGGGTGTCCCCGCAGGTGCGCGCGAACGCCGCCGAGCGCGGTCTGACGGTCATCGACGCGACCTGCCCGCTGGTGGCCAAGGTGCATCAGGAGGCCCGCAGGTACGCCCGCGACGGGCGGACGCTGATCCTGGTGGGGCACGCCGACCACGAGGAGATCGAGGGCACGTTCGGCGAGGCGCCGGACCGTACCGTCATCGTGCAGGACGCCGACGAGGCCAGGCGGCTCGACCTGCCGCCGGGCGTGCCGGTCAGCTATCTCACCCAGACCACGCTGTCGGTGGACGACACCACCGAGATCGTGTCCATCCTGCACGAGCGCTTCCCCGGGCTGACCGGCCCCGGCACCGACGACGTCTGCTACGCCAGCCAGAACCGGCAGAATTCGGTGAAGTCGCTCGCCGGGCGCAGCGACCTGGTGCTGGTCGTCGGCTCGGCCAACTCCAGCAACTCGGTGCGGATGGTGGAGGTCGCCGAGGACGCCGGCGCCAGGGCCCGACTGCTGCCCGACGCGGGCCATTTGGACCCCGAGTGGCTGGCGGGCGTGCGGACCGTGGGGCTGAGCGCGGGCGCCAGCGCGCCCGAGGTGCTGGTCGAGGAGGTCATCGAACGGCTGGCGGCACTGGGCTTCACCGACGTCGAGACCGAGGTGACCACCGTCGAGGACGTGGTCTTCCGGCCGCCGTCCGGTCTGGAGCGGCCGGCGGCGGGGGACGGTGCCGACGACGTCCGTGCCGAACTGCTCGACCGGGTCAGCGCGCGGATCGAGGAGCTGCTGAACTCCGAGATCGCGCACTGGGGTTCGGTGGACGCCCGGGCGGCGGTGCCGGTCGAGGCGGTCAGGGAACTGGTCGCGGCGGGCGGCAAGCGGCTGCGCCCCACCTTCTGCGTCAGCGGCTTCCTGGCGGCCGGCGGCTCCCTCGGCGACAGCGCGGCCGCGGACGCGGTGGTCGCCGCGGCGGCGGGCCTGGAACTGCTGCACGCCTCGGCGCTCATCCACGACGACGTCCTGGACAACTCCCCCACCCGGCGCGGCGTCCCGACCGTGCACGCCAGGCACGCCGGCGTGCACGCGGAACTCGGCTGGACCGGGGAGGCGCGCCGGTTCGGCGAGGGCGTCGCCATCCTGGCCGGGGACCTGGCGTTCAGCTACGCCCACCGGCTGGCCGGCGGGCTGCCCGCCGCGGCCAGGGAGATCTGGATGCACCTGGGCACCGAGATGCTGGTCGGCCAGCACCTCGACATCGCGCTGGCCGCCGAGGCTTCGCCCGACCCCGAGCTGGCCCGCTGGATCGCGGTCTGCAAGTCCGGGCGCTACACCATCCACCGGCCGCTCTCCCTCGGCGCGTCCATCGCCGGGCGGCCCGACCTGCAGGCGGCGTTCGAGGCGTACGGCCTCGCGGCGGGCGAGGCGTTCCAGCTGCGCGACGACCTGCTCGACGCGTTCGGCGACTCCGCGGCGACCGGCAAACCGGCCGGCCTGGACGTCAGCGAGCACAAGATGAACCTGCTGCTCGCCCTGGCCGCCACCGGCGACGCCGAGGTGGCGCGGCTGCTCGACGAGGGCAGGAACGGCGACTTCGACCCGGCGCTGCTGCATGCCGCGCTGCTGGCCTCCGGCGTTCGCGAGGACATCGAGAAGCGGATCGACCAGCTGGTGGCGGGCGCCCGCACCGCGCTGGACGCGACCGCGCTGGCGGACGGCTGGCGGGAGCGCCTGGGCGAGATGGCAGTGCAGGTGGCCTACCGGGGCCGCTGACGGCCCACCGGGAACGGGCGGGGCACCCGATGTGCCGGCCCGGCACGACCGAACGGAGAGGATGATCACAGATGGTGGATCTCGGCATACCCCACGTCCCGCAGTCCCTCGGCCCGCGCCGGGTCAGCCGGCAGCTCAGACTCGGCCACGACGACCGGGCCGTCCTGGTGGGCGGCGGGGCGCCGGTCAGCGTGCAGTCGATGACGACGACGGTGACCGCGGACGTGAACGCCACGCTGCAGCAGATCGCCGAACTGACCGCGTCCGGCTGCCAGATCGTCCGGGTCGCGGTGCCGTCGGCCGACGACGCCGAGGCGCTCCCGGAGATCGCCCGCAAATCGCAGATCCCGGTGATCGCCGACATCCATTTCCAGCCCCGGTACGTCTTCGCGGCGATCGACGCGGGATGCGCGGCGGTACGGGTGAATCCCGGGAACATCAAGGAGTTCGACGACAAGGTCGCCGAGATCGCCAAGGCCGCGGCCGACGCGCAGGTGCCGATCAGGATCGGCGTCAACGCCGGGTCACTGGACAAGCGGCTGCTCGCCAAGTACGGCAGCGCCACGCCGGACGCGCTGGTGGAGTCGGCGCTCTGGGAGTGCTCGCTGTTCGAGGAGCACGGGTTCCAGGACCTGAAGATCTCGGTGAAGCACCACGACCCGGTGGTGATGATCTCCGCCTACCGCAAGCTCGCGGCGGCCTGCGACTACCCGCTGCACCTCGGGGTGACCGAGGCCGGGCCGTTCTTCCAGGGGACGGTGAAGTCGGCGGTGGCCTTCGGGGTGCTGCTGGCGGAGGGGATCGGCGACACCATCCGGGTGTCGCTGTCGGCGCCGCCCGCCGAGGAGGCCAAGGTCGGGATCGCCATCCTGGAGAGCCTGGCACTGCGGCAGCGCCGCCTGGAGATCGTCTCCTGCCCGTCCTGCGGCCGGGCCCAGGTGGACGTCTACAAGCTCGCCGAGGAGGTCACCGCGGGCCTCGACGGGCTCGAAGTGCCGCTGCGGGTCGCGGTGATGGGCTGCGTCGTCAACGGCCCCGGCGAGGCCCGCGAGGCCGACCTGGGCGTGGCCTCGGGCAACGGCAAGGGGCAGATCTTCGTCAAGGGCAAGGTCGTCGCGACCGTCCCCGAGTCGAAGATCGTGGAGACGCTCATCGACGAGGCGATGCGGCTGGCGGAGGAGGCCACCGCGGAGGGCCGCACCGGCAAGCCGGAGGTCATCACCGCCTGACCCCGCCGCCCGCCGGCGCCGGTCACCGCGGGCCCGGGCGGTGCGAGGCGAGGTCCAGCAGCAGGTCCTTGACCTGCGTGGCCTCGTACCGCTCGCGGGCGCCGTGCGGGTCCGAGCAGAGCAGGACGGGGCCGTCCTGCGGGTCGGCGGGCAGCCGGCCGTGGGTGCCGCGGACGGCCGCGGCGCCCGCGTCCAGGCCGACGGCACTCAGCAGGTAGCGCATCCCGAGCTTCTTGCGCGCCAGCGCGACCGCGGCCCGGCGCTTGGCGGCGCCGGGCGCGGCGGGATCGAAGAACAGCTCGGCCGGGTCGTAGCCGGGCTTGCGGTGGATCTCCACCAGGCGGGCGAAGTCCGGTGCGCGGGCGTCGTCCAGCCAGTAGTAGTAGGTGAACCAGGCATCCGCGTCGGCGACCAGGACCAGGTCGCCGGAGCGCGGGTGGTCCAGGCCGTACGCCGCCTTCTCCGCCTCGCCCAACACCTCGGCGACGCCGGGGAGTTCGGCGCAGAGCTTGCGCACCAGCGGCAGGTCGGCGGGGTCGGCCACGTAGACGTGCGCGATCTGGTGGTCGGCGACGGCGAAGGCGCGGGAGGTCCACGGGTCCAGGTACTCCATGCCGGCCTGGGTGTGGACGCGCAGCAGATCCTCCCGGCGCAGCAGCCGGTTGACGTCGACTGGCCGGGCGGCCGGCGTGATGCCGTACTCCGACAGCGCCACCACCGTCGCGCCCCGCTCGCGCGCCATGTCCAGCAGCGGGCCGAGGACCGCGTCCAACTCCGCGGCGGCGGCTGCGGCCTGCGGGGCCGAGGGGCCGAACCGCTGCAGGTCGTAGTCCAGATGCGGGACGTAGACCAGGGTCAGGTCCGGGTCGTGCCTGGCCATGATCTGCTGCGCGGCCCGGCAGATCCACGCCGACGACGGCAGCCCCGCGGTGGGGCCCCAGTAGCTGAACAGCGGGAAGGTGCCGAGCGCCGCGGTCAGTTCGTCGTGCAGCTCGGGCGGGTCGGTGTAGCAGTCGGGGTCCTTGCGGCCGTCGGCGTGGTAGACCGGGCGCGGGGTGACCGTCCAGTCGGTGCCCGCGCCCATCGCGTACCACCAGCAGATGTTGGCGACGGTGTAGCCGGGGTGCCGGCGGCGGGCGGCGTCCCACAGCTTGTCCCCGCCCATCAGCGCGTTGTGCTGCCGCCAGAGCAGGACCTCGCCGAGGTCGCGGAAGTACCAGCCGTTGCCGACGATGCCGTGCTCGCGCGGCGGCGCGCCGGTGAGCAGGGTGGCCTGCACCGAGCAGGTGACGGCGGGCAGCACGGGGGTGAGCCCGGCCTGCCAGCCGGTCTCGGCGATCGCGGCCAGCCGCGGCATGTGCCGGAGCAGCCGGGGGGTGAGCCCGACGACGTCGAGCACGACGAGCGGGTTCGGCGGTCGGTTCACCGGGTCGTCTCCCTCACGGGTCGTTCGCCCAGGTCGTGGGCGGCCAGGTCAGGGGCGGCCAGGTCGTGGGCGGCGTCCGGGCCGGGGGTGTCCGGGCCGGGGGTGTCCGGGCCGGGGGTGTCCGGGCCCTGGGGCCGCAGTCCGAGGGCGAGCAGTTCGTCGCGGGCGAAGGCCAGTTCGGCGGCGATGCCCTCGGCGAGCTGGGCGGGGCCTGACGGGCGCCGGCCGGGCGGCAGGACGTTCCAGGTGTACGTCTCCACCTCCAGGTGGTCGCACACGGCCCGCTCGCCGCCGACGAGTTCGGCGAGCGCGGCCCGCAGCACCTCGACGGTGGCGTGCAGCGGCGGCTGCGGGGCCGCGTGCAGCGGTACGTGGTAGTGCACCCGCCACGGCCCCGGCAGCCCCGCGTCGAGCGCGTCGGCCAGGTCGTCGGCGGCCGGGCCCGCGGCGGAGCGGGTCTGGTGCAGGAAGCGCGGCTCGGCGTAGGAGCGCAGTGCGGCTGCCGTACCGGGCTCCTGCGGGTGCTCGGCGCCCAGCGCGGCGGACACCTGGACCTTCACCACCGGCAGGCCCGCCTGCGCCAGCCGGGCGAGCGCCGCCGCCGGCTCCTCCCAGGCGCAGGCCAGATGCGCCAGGTCCAGGCACACCCCGAGGTAGCGGGTGTCGGCCCCGGCCAGATTCTCGGCGACCTGCTCGGTGGTCTCCATGACGCAGCCGGGCTCCGCCTCGAAGCCCACCCGCACCAGCCGCCCGGTGCTCGCGTGCACCGCCGCCAGCCGGTCGGCGAGTTCGGCCAGCCGCCCCTGCGCCGCCGCGCGGTGCCGTGCGCTCCACGGGGTGCGCCAGGCCAGCGGCAGGGTGGACACCGAGCCGCGAACGGCGTCGTCCGGGAGCAGCCCGGCCAGCACCCGGGCCAGGTCGACGGTGTACTCCATGCGCGCGTCGGTCAGCCAGTCGGGGTGGTAGACGGCGTGCTTGACGACCGGGGCGTGGAAGGAGCGATAGGGGAAGCCGTTGCAGGTGACGACGTCGAGGCCGCGGGCGTCCAGCTCGTCGCGCAGCCGGGCCACCTCGGCCGGGTCGGCGGCCAGTCGGGCGGCGACCGGTGCGGCCAGCCACAGCCCGACGCCGAGCCGGTCGGCGCCCAGCAGCCGGCGTGCGGTGACCGCGTAGGTGTCCAGCTGGCCGATGATCTCGGGCAGTTCCTCACCTGCGTGCACGTTGGTGCAGTAGCCGAGGTGGACTGTCTGCCCGTCGCGGTGCCGCAGCCGCATCAGCTGCCCCCGCGGGCGAGGGAGTTGCCGGCGAAGGTGGCGGGCTGCCCGTCCGCCGGGGACAGATCCAGCCGCCCCGACCGGCCGTAGAACTCCACCGGGTTGCGCCACAGCACCCGGTCGACCTCGTCGTCGGTGAAGCCGGCCGCCAGCATGGCCTGCCCGGTGGCCAGGGTCAGCAGCGGGTCGCTGCGGCCCCAGTCGGCGGCGGAGTTGACCAGCATCCGCGCCGGGCCGTACTCGCGCAGCACCGCCGCCATCCGGTCGGGCGACATCTTGGTGCCGGGGTAGATCGAGAAGCCCATCCAGCAGCCGCTGCCGGCCACCGCGCCGACCGTCACCTCGTTGAGGTGGTCCACGACGACGTGTCCGGGGTCGATACCGGACTCCTTGACCACGTCCAGGGTGCGCAGGGTGCCGCGCTGCTTGTCGCGGTGCGGGGTGTGCACCAGCGCGGGCAGCTCGTGCTCCACGGCCAGGGCGAGTTGGGCCGCGAAGACCTCGTCCTCCTCCGGCGTCATGGAGTCGTAGCCGAGCTCGCCGACCGCGACCACCCCGTCCTTGGCCAGGTAGCGCGGCAGGATGCCGAGCACCTCGCGGCAACGCGGGTCGTTGGCCTCCTTGGGGTTGAGGCCGATGGCGCAGTAGTGGCGGATGCCGAACTGGGCGGCCCTGAAGGGCTCCCAGCCGATCAGCGAGTCGAAGTAGTCGGTGAACGCCCCGGCGTTGGTCCGCGGCTGGCCGAGCCAGAAGGCCGGCTCGACCAGCGCCCTTACGCCGGCCGCGGCCATCCGCTCGTAGTCGTCGGTGGTCCGTGAGGTCATGTGGATGTGCGGGTCGAAGATGCGCATCAGCCTGCCTTCCCCTCGCGTTCGCCCGGCCGGCCCGCCGGGGTGCCCGCGGTAGCCGGGAGGTCGCCGCCCGCCGCCGGCAGGTCGCCGATCAGCGCCAGCAGGACGTCGGCGTCGGCCCGCATCGGCCGCCCCGCCGCGTGTCGCTCGGCGGCCAGGTCGGCCAGCATGCGGCCCAGTTCACCGTCCGCCCGCCGGTCCAGGTCGGCCACCGCGGTCAGCGGGATGTCCATGAACACGCACTTGAGCACGGCCTGCCGCCACATCCGGATCTCCAGGTGCCGGGCGTAGGGCCCGACGGCGGCCGCGACCAGCCGGGTGTCGTTGGTACGGAGCGCGTCGTGCAGGATGTCCAGGCCGCCGTCCCCGACGTCGAGCAGCGGCAGCGCCCGGAGCACCGCGCGCTTCTCGTCGGCGCTGCCGTACCGGTAGAGCGCGCCGACCTGTGCGGCCAGCGCCGTCCCCTGCAGCGGCAGCGCGGTCAGCAGCAGCACCCGGGCCGCGTCGTCCACGGTCCAACCCGCGGGCGCCGGGCCGTAGTCGGAGCCTGGTGCGGGGTCGGGCAGCGGGCCGCGGCCGCAGCGGCGGCCGGCCGCGGGGAAGAGGACGGCGACCTCGTCCGGGTCACGCGCCACCCGGCCCACCGCGTCGTCCAGCCACGCCGGGTCGGCGACCCGGCCTTTGAGCACGTCCGCGAGCTGTCCGCCGGTCACCGTCCGGCCTCCTCGGGTTCTCGGGGTCCGCCCGCGACCCGGGCATCGGCGAGGGCGCCGGTGAGGAACTCCAGCGACCTGCGGGCGACATCGGGGGCGGCATGGGAGTGGCGGGGCAGCTCGACGGCCGTGAGCCCGCCGTATCCGGCGGCGGCGAGCGCGCCGAGCGCCGCGGGGAAGTCGACCTCGCCGGTGCCGAATTCCAGGTGCTCGTGCACGTTCCGGCGCATGTCGTCGATCTGCACGTTGACCAGGTGCGGGGCCGCCCTGGCCACGCACTCCGCGACCGGCCGCGGCTCCAGGCAGCGGCAGTGGCCGATGTCGAGGGTGAGGCCGAAGCAGCCGGGGCGGCCGAGCCGGCCGTGCAGGGTGGACCAGTCGGCGATCGTCTGCACCAGCATGCCGGGCTCGGGCTCGAAGCCCAGCCGCACGCCCGCTGCGTCCGCCGCCGCCACCACCTCGTCGCAGCCGCGCACCAGGCGGTCCCACGCGGCCGCTTCCGGGACCTGGGCCGGGCGGATCCCGGCCCAGAAGGAGACGGCCTCGGCCCCCAGGTCCGCCCCGACGCCGACGGCCCGGCGCAGAAAGTCCAGCCGCGCCCCGGGTTCGTCGTCCAGCAGCGTCGGGGCGTGCTTGTGCCACGGGTCGAGCAGGTAGCGCGCGCCGGTCTCGATGACGACGGCGAGCCCGAGCCGGTCAAGACGTGCCGCCAGCGCCTCGGTCCTGCGGGCCAGGCCGGGGGCGAAGGGGTCGAGGTGCTGGTGGTCCAGGGTCAGCGCGACCCCTTCGTAGCCGAGGTCGGCGATCACGGTGAGCGCGTCGTCGAGGCGGTGGTTGGCGAAGCCGTTGGTGCCGTAGCCGAAGCGCACGCTCATGTCGGGGACACCCTTCTGGCCAGTGCCCGGCCCAGCGGTGCGCAGGCGGCCACCGCAGCGGCGGGCAGCAGGCCGGCGGAGCGGGCGACGAGCGCGCCCTGCAGGGCCGGCAGTCCGGTGATCCCGGCGCCGACCGCGGCCCGTGTCCGGCCGGCGTCCGGTGTGGCCAGCGCCCCCGCCTGCGGAGCCCCGTAAGCGGCGGCGTACCACCCGGCCAGCCCGCGCGGCAGCCAGGTCCGCGGCGCCGTCGCGGGCCCGGCGGCCGGGATCCGCGCGGCGGCGTAGGCGACGCCCGCGGTGCCGGCCAGCGTCGCGGCGGGCAGCAGGCGGCCGCCGCCGGTGACCTCGCGCCGGGACAGCGCGGTCACGCCGTAGGTGTGCGCGGCGACGGTGAGCGCGGGCAGTACCGCCGGCCACCACCGGCCCGGCCGCGAGGTCGCCCCGAGCAGCACGTCGAGGCCGCGGCAGGCCGCCATCGCGGCGGGACCGGCCGGCGTGCCCTTGAACCGCAGGTCGTACGCCCACACCGCGCCGGCCAGCGGCACCGCCACCGCGAGCGCGCGCGGGCCGCCGGCCAGTCCGGCCAGCGCCAGGCCCGCCGCGCAGAGGCCGGCCGCGACGCCCAGCGCGGTGGTGGGCGACACGCGGCCGGACGGGATCGGGCGCTCGGGGCGCTCCTTGGCGTCCAGGTCGCGGTCGGCCCAGTCGTTGGCGGCCATCCCGGCCCAGTACAGGCACACCGCCGACGCGGACAGCCCGGCGGTGGCGGGCCCGAGGACACCGCAGGACGCGGCGCCGGCGACGGCGTCACCGGGCACCGACAGGGCGGCGGGCGCGCGGACCAGTTCCGCGAGGTCGCGCAGCGCGCTCATCGTCCGCCGCCGAGCCCGGCCAGGTAGCCGCGCAGCGCCTCCCACTGGGCGGGCAGCGCGTGGTCGACGTCGCCCATCGGATCCTTGAAGAAGAACGCCAGCGACTCCAGCGGGCCGGTGTGCCCCGCCTCGTGGGCGGCCAGCGTGATCCTGGCCAGGTCCAGGACGAGCGGGGCGGCGAGCGCCGAGTCGCAGCCCTGCCAGGTGAACTGCAGGCACATCCCGGTGCCGAGGAAGCCGGCGAAGGTGACCAGGTCCCAGGCGGTCTTGAAGTCGCCGATGTCGGCCACGTAGTCGATCCGGGTGTCGCCGGCGGGGGCGTAGCCGAGGGTCTCGCGCAGCACCCGCTGCTTGCTGGCCGACTTGGCGGCGTTGGCACCGGGGTCGACCAGGGTGGCGCCGTCGCCGCCGCCGAGCAGGTTGACGCCGGACCAGGAGCGCACCGCGAGGTTGCGCATGGCGAACATCGGCGCGAGCACCGACTTCAGCAGCGTCTCGCCGGTCTTGCCGTCGTGGCCGGCGTAGGGCAGGCCGCGGTGGGCGGCGAGTTCGGCCAGGGCGGGCAGCCGAGCGCCGGTGGAGGGGGTGAAGTCGACGTAGCCGCAGCCGGCGGTGAAGGCGGCGTAGGCGTAGAGCGAGCTGGCGGGCAGCACCGTGCCCGGGCCGTTCAGCGCGGCGCTCAGCGCGTCGAGTCCGGCGTGCGCGGGGTGCGGCGGTGCGGCGGCCTCGGTGGAGGCGACGTTGACCACCACGACCCGGTCGAGGCGGTGGCGGGTGCGGAACCGCATGAGGTCGCGGGCGATCGCCTCGGCCGTGGCGGCCTGGGTGGCGGCCTCCGGGGCCGGCCGCAGGTCCGCGTCGACCTCGGCGAGCTCCGCTCCGAGGGCCTGGACCAGCCGGGCGGGTACGACGCCGGCGGCCGCCAGCTGCTCGGCCTTCTTGGCCAGCGGTACGGTGGCCACGTCATGGCCGCCGAAGTAGAGGTCGCAGAAGTCGGGAAGTGCCGCGCTGTCCAGGTCGGGGTGGGCGGTGACGCAGCCCACCGGTTCTGCCAGTCCTGCGCGCAGCGCGAGCGCTCCGACCACGCTGGTGGTGGCGACGGATCCGCGGGCGCCGATGAGCCAGATGCCAGCACGCACGTTCTTGTCCTCTCACGAACACAGCGAACACAGCGAACGGATCATGCGGTCCCGCGGCGGGCCGCGGCCGGAACCTCGCGGCCGCGGCCCGCTGCGGGGTGACCTGGCAGGCTCAGCCGATCCTGACGATCTCGCCGTCGTGCGCGGTGACGTCGGAGGCGGTGGTGCACGCCGGGGCGTCGTCGCAGGCGGGCCACATCATGGTCTTGTTGGCGACGTAGATGGCGCCGTCGCGGCCGGCCAGGAAGCCGGTGGGCGCGAAGAGCTTGCCCGACGCCAGCACGGTGCGGGCGTTGGTGCGGTGGTCGATCTGGACGACGTCGCCGATCGGGTCACCGGTCGGCAGGAAGCCGGTGGTGTCGAACTCGGTGACGTAGAAGTCCCCGTTGGCACCGAAGCCGCAGCCGCTGATGGCGCTGAAGCCGCTCTGCCACACCGACAGGTGCCCGCTGCGGGGGTTGTACTTGAACACTTTGGCCTCGGTGGACGAGCTGGGCTTGCCGGTGATCTCGCCGACGTAGACCGAGCCGTCGTGGCCGACCGCGACGCAGGACGGCACCGCGTCCGGGCCGGTCGAGGTGTCGGGGATGTAGCTGAGGATGTGGACGTTGCCCCACCGGTCGACCGAGTCCAGCACGTTGGAGGCCGCGTCGACCAGGTAGAAGCCGCCGCCGGGCTTGGTGGTCACCGCGTACGGGTTGGCCTCGGGGAAGTCCTCGGGGTTGAGGTCGGTGTTCGCCAGGGTCCACTCGTAGTCGACGTAGCCGGGGTTCGCCACCGCCTTCACCGACCGGCCGGTGACCTTGAGCAGGGCGCCGTACTGCTTGCGCAGCTGCTGGGTCAGGTCCGCGGGGATCTCGGCCGGGATCTGCTGCGACGATCCGGTCTCCAGGACGTACAGGTGCCCGTCGGAGTAGGTCAGGCCGTTGGCGCCGACCACCTCCTCCTGGTTGAAGTTGGAGGCCAGGCCGTCCACGATCCGCACCGGGGTGCCGGAGGAGACGTCGGCGAGCGACCCGGTGAAGCCGAAGCACCGGGTGGGGAAGCCGGTGCCGACGCAGGTCGGCGGGGCCTCTCCCACCTCGGAGACGATGAGGTGTCCGCGCGGCCCCCAGACCAGGCTCCTCGGTGAGTTCAGGCCACTGGCCACGACGGTGACCGGTGCGTTGCTGGTCAGATGGGCGGGATGGGCGGCCGCCTGGGCCTCCTGCCCTGAGGGTCCTGCACCCACGCCGACGAGCGCTGTCGCCGCCGCCACGCCGGCGAACAGCAACCGACTCGTTTTGAGACGCCACATCTTGGCCTCAGCTCCTCCGAATTCGGGTGATCTGACTGCATGAACGGCAAGGGGCGCGGAAAGGCGGCCCCGGTCACGGTGGTGACCGGCGCGTTTCCCGCAGCTCCAGGCGCCTCAGCATTGATCAAGCCGCTTGGCCGGGACTGTTCGGCAAGTTGGCGCCGACTTGGCGGCGACGCGA from Streptomyces sp. NBC_01198 includes these protein-coding regions:
- a CDS encoding type III polyketide synthase gives rise to the protein MATLCKPAVSVPEYVITMEDTLEFAKKVHKGKPQLPLALRLIQKTGVRKRHIVQPIEKTLLHPGFEERNRVYELESKKRCPAVIEKALANAGVTAQDIDAIIYVSCTGFMMPSLTAWLINTMGFRYDTRQIPIAQLGCAAGGAAINRAFDFCQAHPDSNVLIVSCELCSLCYQPVDDNVGSLLSDGLFGDAVAAAVVRDTGGTGVRLERNASYLIPNTEDWISYAVRSTGFHFQLDRRVPGTMEPLAPILRQLAADHGWNVADLDFYIIHAGGPRILDDLCKYLNVDRSMFRHSWATLSDYGNIASAVVLEALRRLFEEDEMLPGGTGIIAGFGPGITAEMAVGSWVADVPAIRQAAPVALSATPVV
- the ispH gene encoding 4-hydroxy-3-methylbut-2-enyl diphosphate reductase, with product MATTLDNNRQSGGKKVILAEPRGFCAGVRRAVEIVERALEIHGAPVYVRKQIVHNEYVVRDLEERGARFVESETEVPNGAVCVFSAHGVSPQVRANAAERGLTVIDATCPLVAKVHQEARRYARDGRTLILVGHADHEEIEGTFGEAPDRTVIVQDADEARRLDLPPGVPVSYLTQTTLSVDDTTEIVSILHERFPGLTGPGTDDVCYASQNRQNSVKSLAGRSDLVLVVGSANSSNSVRMVEVAEDAGARARLLPDAGHLDPEWLAGVRTVGLSAGASAPEVLVEEVIERLAALGFTDVETEVTTVEDVVFRPPSGLERPAAGDGADDVRAELLDRVSARIEELLNSEIAHWGSVDARAAVPVEAVRELVAAGGKRLRPTFCVSGFLAAGGSLGDSAAADAVVAAAAGLELLHASALIHDDVLDNSPTRRGVPTVHARHAGVHAELGWTGEARRFGEGVAILAGDLAFSYAHRLAGGLPAAAREIWMHLGTEMLVGQHLDIALAAEASPDPELARWIAVCKSGRYTIHRPLSLGASIAGRPDLQAAFEAYGLAAGEAFQLRDDLLDAFGDSAATGKPAGLDVSEHKMNLLLALAATGDAEVARLLDEGRNGDFDPALLHAALLASGVREDIEKRIDQLVAGARTALDATALADGWRERLGEMAVQVAYRGR
- the ispG gene encoding flavodoxin-dependent (E)-4-hydroxy-3-methylbut-2-enyl-diphosphate synthase; amino-acid sequence: MVDLGIPHVPQSLGPRRVSRQLRLGHDDRAVLVGGGAPVSVQSMTTTVTADVNATLQQIAELTASGCQIVRVAVPSADDAEALPEIARKSQIPVIADIHFQPRYVFAAIDAGCAAVRVNPGNIKEFDDKVAEIAKAAADAQVPIRIGVNAGSLDKRLLAKYGSATPDALVESALWECSLFEEHGFQDLKISVKHHDPVVMISAYRKLAAACDYPLHLGVTEAGPFFQGTVKSAVAFGVLLAEGIGDTIRVSLSAPPAEEAKVGIAILESLALRQRRLEIVSCPSCGRAQVDVYKLAEEVTAGLDGLEVPLRVAVMGCVVNGPGEAREADLGVASGNGKGQIFVKGKVVATVPESKIVETLIDEAMRLAEEATAEGRTGKPEVITA
- a CDS encoding alkaline phosphatase family protein, with amino-acid sequence MNRPPNPLVVLDVVGLTPRLLRHMPRLAAIAETGWQAGLTPVLPAVTCSVQATLLTGAPPREHGIVGNGWYFRDLGEVLLWRQHNALMGGDKLWDAARRRHPGYTVANICWWYAMGAGTDWTVTPRPVYHADGRKDPDCYTDPPELHDELTAALGTFPLFSYWGPTAGLPSSAWICRAAQQIMARHDPDLTLVYVPHLDYDLQRFGPSAPQAAAAAAELDAVLGPLLDMARERGATVVALSEYGITPAARPVDVNRLLRREDLLRVHTQAGMEYLDPWTSRAFAVADHQIAHVYVADPADLPLVRKLCAELPGVAEVLGEAEKAAYGLDHPRSGDLVLVADADAWFTYYYWLDDARAPDFARLVEIHRKPGYDPAELFFDPAAPGAAKRRAAVALARKKLGMRYLLSAVGLDAGAAAVRGTHGRLPADPQDGPVLLCSDPHGARERYEATQVKDLLLDLASHRPGPR